A genomic region of Barnesiella viscericola DSM 18177 contains the following coding sequences:
- the traM gene encoding conjugative transposon protein TraM: MEQTKNEPTKENKAAPETGKPKKEREPLTEAQRLKRQKMIVLPAMVLVFIGAMWLIFAPSSGKEQPPGTDGYNTEMPDADKANRQIIGDKLKAYEHGEMEERQESRNRAIGQLGDMFDREIAGTENGVDFDLANPGGKEERAKPATPQTIQSSAAAYRDLNATLGNFYDQPKNDNAEMDELLERIASLESELESERGKASSMDEQVALMEKSYELAAKYMGGQNGGQPSAEQRAEPTTVQKGKKNKAMPIRQVEHQVVSSLSQPMSNAEFVAALSQERNRGFNTAVGTAEVLDRNTIPACVHGAQSVTDGQTVRLRLLEPMAVAGRTIPRGAVVVGTGKIQGERLDIEITSLEYDGTIIPVELAVYDTDGQPGIFIPNSMEMNAVREVAANMGGSLGSSINISTNAGAQLASDLGKGLIQGTSQYIAKKMRTVKVHLKAGYRVMLYQEKD, from the coding sequence ATGGAACAGACAAAGAATGAACCGACGAAAGAGAACAAAGCTGCTCCCGAAACGGGGAAACCGAAAAAGGAGCGCGAACCGCTGACAGAGGCGCAACGGCTGAAACGGCAGAAGATGATCGTGCTGCCCGCTATGGTGTTGGTGTTCATCGGGGCGATGTGGCTGATATTCGCCCCGTCCTCCGGCAAGGAGCAACCGCCGGGAACGGACGGATACAACACCGAGATGCCCGACGCTGACAAGGCGAACCGGCAGATTATCGGCGACAAGCTGAAAGCCTACGAGCATGGGGAGATGGAAGAGCGTCAGGAGAGCCGCAACCGTGCCATCGGGCAGCTGGGCGACATGTTCGACCGCGAGATAGCGGGAACGGAGAACGGAGTGGACTTCGACCTCGCCAATCCGGGCGGCAAGGAAGAAAGGGCAAAGCCAGCCACGCCGCAGACCATCCAGTCCTCCGCAGCCGCCTACCGTGACCTGAACGCCACGCTCGGAAACTTCTACGACCAGCCGAAAAACGACAATGCGGAGATGGACGAATTGTTGGAGCGCATCGCATCGCTGGAGTCGGAACTGGAAAGCGAGAGGGGCAAGGCTTCCTCTATGGACGAGCAGGTGGCTCTTATGGAGAAGTCCTACGAGCTGGCGGCAAAGTACATGGGCGGTCAGAACGGAGGACAGCCATCGGCGGAACAGAGGGCAGAGCCAACTACCGTGCAGAAAGGGAAGAAGAACAAGGCAATGCCTATCAGACAGGTGGAGCATCAAGTAGTTTCTTCACTCTCACAGCCTATGAGTAACGCGGAGTTTGTCGCCGCCTTATCGCAGGAACGCAACCGGGGTTTCAACACGGCTGTCGGCACGGCGGAGGTATTGGACAGGAACACCATACCGGCGTGCGTGCATGGGGCGCAGAGCGTGACGGACGGGCAGACGGTAAGGCTGCGCCTGCTGGAGCCTATGGCGGTGGCAGGCAGGACAATACCCCGGGGTGCGGTGGTGGTCGGCACGGGCAAGATACAGGGTGAGCGGCTCGACATCGAGATTACCTCGCTGGAATACGACGGCACGATTATCCCCGTGGAGCTTGCGGTCTATGACACGGACGGACAGCCCGGCATCTTCATCCCGAACTCGATGGAGATGAACGCCGTCAGGGAGGTCGCCGCCAACATGGGTGGCTCGTTGGGGAGTAGCATCAACATCTCCACCAATGCCGGGGCGCAACTTGCCTCCGACTTGGGCAAGGGGCTGATACAAGGCACGAGCCAGTATATCGCCAAGAAGATGCGAACCGTCAAGGTGCATCTGAAAGCCGGGTACAGGGTCATGCTTTACCAAGAAAAAGATTGA
- a CDS encoding TraL conjugative transposon family protein, with amino-acid sequence MWGMYWKLHDKRKRLAASLKGYLDGLPPETRRRIVLGMFAAFAVLALYTFGRAVYDIGRNDGSHMETGHAGRVELPTPAETGNHLTPYLYGTDKE; translated from the coding sequence ATGTGGGGCATGTATTGGAAACTCCACGACAAACGGAAACGCTTGGCGGCAAGTCTCAAAGGGTATCTGGACGGCTTGCCGCCGGAAACACGCCGCCGCATCGTGCTGGGGATGTTCGCCGCCTTCGCGGTGCTTGCCCTTTACACCTTCGGCAGAGCCGTCTATGACATCGGCAGGAACGACGGCTCACATATGGAAACGGGACACGCCGGACGGGTGGAACTGCCGACCCCGGCGGAAACAGGCAATCACTTAACACCTTATTTATATGGAACAGACAAAGAATGA
- the traK gene encoding conjugative transposon protein TraK, translated as MEFKSLRNIESSFRQIRLFGIVFLSLCAVVTVWSVWNSYRFAEKQREKIYVLDNGKSLMLALSQDLSQNRPAEAREHVRRFHEMFFTLSPEKSAIEHNVKRALLLADKSVYHYYSDFAEKGYYNRIIAGNINQVLKVDSVVCDFNAYPYRAVTYATQKIIRQSNVTERSLVTTCRLLNASRSDDNPNGFTIEGFTIIENKDLQTIKR; from the coding sequence ATGGAATTCAAATCACTTAGAAACATCGAATCGTCGTTCAGGCAGATACGCCTGTTCGGTATCGTCTTCCTCTCGCTGTGCGCCGTGGTGACGGTGTGGAGCGTGTGGAACTCCTACCGTTTCGCAGAGAAGCAACGGGAGAAAATCTATGTGCTGGACAACGGCAAGAGCCTGATGCTCGCCTTGTCTCAGGATTTGTCGCAGAACCGCCCGGCGGAGGCACGGGAACATGTGCGCCGTTTCCACGAGATGTTCTTCACGCTATCACCTGAAAAAAGCGCGATTGAACACAACGTGAAACGTGCCTTGCTGCTGGCGGACAAGAGCGTGTACCACTATTATTCGGACTTCGCGGAGAAGGGGTACTACAACCGCATCATCGCCGGGAACATCAACCAAGTGCTGAAGGTGGACAGCGTGGTGTGCGACTTCAACGCCTATCCCTACCGTGCCGTGACCTACGCCACACAGAAAATCATCCGGCAGAGCAACGTCACCGAGCGCAGCCTCGTGACCACCTGCCGCCTGCTGAACGCATCGCGGTCGGATGACAACCCGAACGGTTTTACCATCGAGGGTTTCACCATCATTGAGAACAAGGATTTACAGACTATCAAACGGTAA
- the traJ gene encoding conjugative transposon protein TraJ: MKFDNLHQILRSLYEQMMPLCGDMAGVAKGIAGLGALFYVAYRVWQSLARAEPIDVFPMLRPFAIGLCIMFFPTVVLGTINSILSPVVQGTAKMLEAETLDMNRYREQKDKLEYEAMVRNPETAYLVSNEEFDKQLEELGWSPSDMVTMAGMYIDRGMYNMKKSIRDFFREILELLFQAAALVIDTVRTFFLVVLAILGPIAFALSVWDGFQNTLTQWICRYIQVYLWLPVSDMFSTILAKIQVLMLQNDIERMQADPNFSLDSSDGVYIVFLCIGIIGYFTIPTVAGWIIQAGGMGGYGRNVNQMAGRAGSMAGSVAGAAAGNAVGRVGKLLK, from the coding sequence ATGAAGTTCGACAACCTTCATCAGATTTTACGTTCACTTTATGAGCAGATGATGCCGCTGTGTGGGGACATGGCTGGTGTGGCGAAAGGCATCGCCGGGCTGGGTGCGCTGTTCTACGTCGCCTACCGGGTATGGCAGTCGCTGGCGAGAGCTGAACCGATAGACGTATTCCCGATGCTCCGTCCTTTTGCCATCGGTCTGTGCATCATGTTCTTCCCGACTGTGGTGCTGGGCACGATAAACAGCATCCTCTCACCCGTCGTACAGGGCACGGCAAAGATGCTGGAGGCGGAAACGCTGGACATGAACCGATACCGGGAGCAGAAGGACAAACTGGAATACGAGGCGATGGTACGCAACCCCGAAACCGCCTACCTCGTGTCCAACGAGGAATTTGACAAGCAACTGGAGGAACTCGGCTGGTCGCCCTCCGACATGGTGACGATGGCGGGAATGTATATCGACCGGGGAATGTACAACATGAAGAAGAGCATCCGCGACTTCTTCCGCGAGATACTCGAACTGCTGTTCCAAGCCGCCGCCCTCGTGATAGACACCGTCCGCACCTTCTTTCTCGTGGTGCTGGCGATTCTCGGTCCGATAGCCTTCGCCCTGTCGGTATGGGACGGTTTCCAAAACACGCTCACGCAGTGGATATGCCGCTATATACAGGTCTATCTGTGGCTACCGGTATCGGACATGTTCAGCACCATACTGGCGAAGATACAGGTTCTGATGCTGCAAAACGACATCGAGCGGATGCAGGCAGACCCGAACTTCTCGCTGGATTCGAGCGACGGGGTGTATATCGTATTCCTCTGCATCGGCATCATCGGCTACTTTACCATTCCCACCGTTGCGGGCTGGATTATCCAAGCCGGAGGCATGGGCGGTTACGGTCGCAACGTGAACCAGATGGCGGGACGAGCCGGAAGCATGGCGGGCAGCGTGGCGGGTGCAGCCGCAGGAAACGCAGTCGGACGTGTCGGCAAATTGCTGAAATAA
- a CDS encoding DUF4141 domain-containing protein produces the protein MRTRITMIICLCLLFAGRASAQWVVSDPGNLAQGIINASKNIIHTSKTATNMVSNFQETVKIYQQGKKYYDALKSVNNLVKDARKVQQTILMVGDITDIYVNSFQRMLRDGNFRPEELSAIAFGYTKLLEESNEVLTELRNVVNITTLSMTDKERMDVVERCHSKMKRYRNLVSYYTNKNISVSYLRAKKKNDLDRIMGLYGNMNERYW, from the coding sequence ATGAGAACAAGAATAACAATGATTATCTGCCTGTGCCTGCTTTTCGCGGGCAGGGCAAGCGCACAGTGGGTCGTAAGCGATCCGGGCAATCTAGCGCAGGGCATCATCAATGCCTCCAAAAACATCATCCATACCTCCAAGACCGCCACGAACATGGTGAGCAACTTTCAGGAGACGGTGAAAATCTATCAGCAGGGCAAGAAGTATTACGATGCCCTCAAATCGGTGAACAATCTGGTCAAGGACGCCCGCAAGGTGCAGCAGACCATCCTGATGGTGGGCGACATCACAGACATCTATGTGAACAGTTTCCAACGGATGCTCCGTGACGGGAATTTCAGACCCGAAGAGCTTTCCGCAATCGCTTTCGGCTACACGAAACTGCTGGAGGAAAGCAACGAAGTGTTGACGGAACTCAGGAACGTGGTGAACATCACCACGCTCTCCATGACCGACAAGGAGCGCATGGACGTGGTGGAACGCTGCCACTCGAAGATGAAGCGTTACCGCAACCTCGTGAGCTACTACACGAACAAGAACATCTCCGTGAGTTACCTGCGTGCGAAAAAGAAGAACGACCTCGACCGCATCATGGGGCTGTACGGGAACATGAACGAAAGATACTGGTAG
- a CDS encoding DUF3876 domain-containing protein: MNLPKVKMLQVSKCLIGLAVMMLQSCDVADNRRDMLCGNWESVEGKPDVLIYKEGEAYKVTVFRRSGLRRKLKPETYLLQEENGNLFMNTGFRIDVSYNEATDVLTFSPNGDYVRVKPQPGHPTEE; the protein is encoded by the coding sequence ATGAATTTACCAAAAGTGAAAATGCTGCAAGTCAGCAAGTGCCTTATCGGATTGGCGGTCATGATGCTGCAATCCTGCGACGTGGCCGACAACCGCCGCGACATGCTGTGCGGGAACTGGGAGAGCGTGGAGGGAAAACCTGACGTGCTTATCTACAAGGAGGGCGAAGCCTACAAAGTGACGGTGTTCCGTCGTAGCGGTCTGCGCCGCAAGCTCAAGCCGGAAACCTATCTCTTGCAGGAGGAGAACGGCAACCTGTTCATGAACACCGGCTTCCGCATCGACGTGTCCTACAACGAGGCCACGGATGTGCTGACTTTCTCGCCAAACGGGGACTATGTGCGGGTGAAGCCGCAGCCGGGACATCCGACCGAAGAATAA
- the ltrA gene encoding group II intron reverse transcriptase/maturase, with translation MNEIKTSCASTDRKWSTWESIDWNKCEIAVNKLQARIVKAQKAGKHGKVKSLQWVLTHSFYAKALAVKRVTSNSGSDTAGVDKVKWSTPNARFKAIGELKRRGYKPQPLKRVNIKKSNGKLRPLGIPTMKDRAMQALYLLALEPVSETTADSNSYGFRKERSTGDAREQCFCVLAKKTSPEWIMEGDIKGCFDHISHEWLLNNIPMDKVMLRKWLKCGFVFNKELFPTEEGTPQGGIISPTLANMTLDGLQTMLAEKYHKKFVNRKTTYYPKVHLVRYADDFIITGRSKEALEEIKPLVVDFLKERGLTLSEEKTKITHIDDGFDFLGYNIRKYKGVLLIKPSKKSLKKFMQKIRGIIDSNKGSKQESLIRLLNPVITGWVNYYKNCVASDTFRKADYLIFEKLWQWAKRRHPKKGKYWIADRYFTRVKNRNWCFVANFKKGKTDDRIALKRLYDTKITRYVKVKGEANPFDPEWTEYFEKRKTYKMLQSLNGRKSLLYMWERQNHLCPVCGKPIDKEHPWGTSQQIVNGKKVNFLLHDSCRRKVIQTNKM, from the coding sequence ATGAACGAGATTAAAACATCGTGTGCATCTACTGACCGGAAATGGAGCACTTGGGAAAGCATAGACTGGAACAAGTGTGAGATAGCGGTTAATAAGCTACAAGCACGTATTGTAAAAGCTCAAAAGGCGGGCAAACACGGCAAGGTGAAATCTTTGCAATGGGTGCTAACGCATTCGTTTTACGCTAAAGCTTTAGCCGTAAAGCGTGTTACATCAAACAGTGGCAGTGACACCGCAGGCGTTGACAAGGTGAAATGGTCAACTCCCAATGCCAGATTCAAGGCTATCGGTGAACTGAAAAGAAGAGGCTACAAGCCCCAGCCGTTAAAAAGGGTCAATATCAAAAAGAGTAATGGGAAACTACGTCCTTTAGGTATCCCGACGATGAAAGACAGGGCTATGCAGGCATTATACCTGCTTGCGTTGGAACCTGTATCGGAAACAACTGCGGACAGTAATTCCTACGGTTTCCGTAAAGAGAGAAGTACTGGAGATGCAAGGGAACAATGTTTTTGTGTCCTTGCAAAGAAAACTTCTCCCGAATGGATTATGGAGGGTGACATCAAAGGTTGTTTCGACCACATCAGCCACGAATGGCTACTGAACAATATCCCTATGGATAAAGTGATGCTGCGGAAATGGCTCAAATGCGGTTTTGTCTTCAACAAGGAGCTATTCCCCACGGAAGAGGGTACCCCACAGGGCGGTATCATCTCACCAACTCTTGCGAATATGACACTGGACGGGCTGCAAACTATGCTTGCAGAGAAGTATCACAAGAAATTTGTAAACAGGAAAACGACCTACTATCCCAAAGTACATCTTGTACGCTATGCGGATGATTTTATCATCACGGGTAGAAGCAAGGAAGCTTTGGAAGAAATCAAACCGTTAGTAGTAGACTTTCTCAAGGAAAGGGGATTAACCCTGTCGGAAGAGAAAACAAAGATTACGCACATTGATGACGGATTTGATTTTCTTGGGTACAATATCCGAAAATACAAAGGAGTGCTTCTAATCAAACCGTCCAAAAAGAGCCTGAAGAAATTCATGCAGAAAATCCGGGGAATCATTGATTCCAATAAAGGAAGCAAACAGGAATCACTTATAAGGCTCTTGAATCCTGTGATAACAGGCTGGGTAAACTACTATAAGAATTGTGTGGCTTCTGACACATTCAGAAAAGCTGACTACCTGATATTTGAAAAGTTATGGCAATGGGCTAAGAGACGACACCCCAAGAAAGGCAAATACTGGATTGCCGACCGATACTTTACACGGGTAAAAAACCGCAACTGGTGCTTCGTGGCAAACTTCAAGAAAGGCAAGACTGATGACAGGATTGCACTGAAAAGGCTGTATGACACAAAGATTACCCGATATGTCAAGGTAAAAGGTGAAGCAAATCCCTTTGACCCCGAATGGACAGAGTATTTTGAAAAGCGTAAGACTTACAAGATGCTACAGTCGCTCAACGGTAGAAAATCATTGCTGTACATGTGGGAAAGACAGAACCATTTATGTCCCGTATGTGGTAAACCCATAGACAAGGAACATCCTTGGGGAACTTCCCAACAAATAGTCAATGGCAAGAAAGTAAATTTCCTGCTGCATGACAGCTGTAGAAGAAAAGTCATTCAAACTAATAAGATGTAA
- a CDS encoding DUF4133 domain-containing protein, whose protein sequence is MAEYPINKGIGRPVEFKGLKAQYLFIFCGGLLALFVLFVILYMVGIDQWICIGFGAASSSLLVWQTFALNARYGEHGLMKLGAARSHPRYLINRRRITRLFKRQRKEERQ, encoded by the coding sequence ATGGCTGAATACCCAATCAACAAGGGTATCGGCCGTCCGGTAGAGTTCAAGGGCTTGAAGGCACAGTACCTCTTCATCTTCTGCGGAGGTCTGCTGGCTCTCTTCGTCCTGTTCGTCATCCTCTACATGGTCGGTATCGACCAGTGGATATGTATCGGCTTCGGCGCGGCATCGTCCTCCCTCCTTGTATGGCAGACCTTCGCGCTGAACGCCCGGTACGGTGAACACGGGCTGATGAAATTAGGAGCGGCACGGAGCCATCCCCGATACCTTATCAACCGGCGGCGGATAACCCGTCTGTTCAAACGACAACGAAAGGAAGAAAGACAATGA
- a CDS encoding DUF4134 domain-containing protein, which translates to MNKNILKNRKAILSAALVIAATASAFAQGNGIAGINEATSMVSSYFDPGTKLIYAIGAVVGLIGGVKVYGKFSSGDPDTSKTAASWFGACIFLIVAATILRSFFL; encoded by the coding sequence ATGAACAAGAACATCTTGAAAAACAGAAAAGCAATCCTCTCCGCGGCACTTGTCATCGCCGCAACCGCCTCCGCTTTCGCGCAGGGAAACGGCATCGCGGGCATCAACGAAGCCACCTCTATGGTGAGTTCTTATTTCGACCCCGGAACTAAACTGATATACGCCATCGGTGCAGTCGTCGGGCTTATCGGGGGCGTAAAAGTGTACGGCAAGTTTTCATCGGGCGACCCCGACACCAGCAAGACAGCCGCCTCGTGGTTCGGCGCGTGCATCTTCCTGATTGTTGCCGCCACCATCCTGCGCTCATTCTTCCTTTAA